tacctatagttttgTTATAAGGTTATAATATCATGTACCTAACTAGTTatagattataattttattttactcaataaaatcaaaatgaaCAATAAAAATTGCAGGATTTATGGATCGTTATCGCGTGTCGTGCACGGTGCAGATTTATCgattttattataggtacatttgTAGAAGTGGTTTCAGATAAAATATGCTTGAGCGTATAAGCTCGTTTGTTGCGGTTTATGTTACCTACGTGCGTATACTTAAACTCACGTTTTGTCACACGCCCATCTCGTTCGCTGCTAAACTGACTGACCCATGGGttcaaatttcaatttcaaagatACCTGTTCTTTTTGAGAATAAACTGTTCCCTTAAACTGAGATTTTATATAGATTTTAGTGTTTTCATACAGCatgcaaattataattattctaaTTTTACAACTGGTTTGAGCGAACTAGGTGGTATGCTTCAAGTGTACGAAATACACGGGCCGTATGATAAAAACGTTAGTCTGAAAAgccttaaatatatttttttaatctttagaTTAGAATCCTGACTCCCGAACGTAAATTAGAATCTTTATGTTGGTAATTCTGACATTACACATTTAGGCTCGTGATTGGATATTAAAAGCGGTTGACGACTTGGAAATTGGAAGCCGACGAAATGATCACATTGAATAAAAACTTGGTGAAAATATGAATTTACTTTCGGAGAGTTATTTATAATGAATGAATAAGGAAGAAACAGCTAGTGTCTGCAAATATCGAACATGCTGTCCAGACTACTTCGCCAGTTTCTGTTTTTCCTGGTACACTTTATTGTGAATATACTTGTTGCTGTTCAGAAAATATATTACCGATTATGTGATAAAAAGTCCATCTTACCTGATAATCAAGTAACGAAGAGAGAAGTGTTAATATTATTGAATAGTGTGCCAAAAATGAAGAAGAAACTGGAACATTTAGTGGTATTGGCAGATACAAATGTTCATTCCATGAGTGACTTGGCACTGCTGGTTATCTGGAGTCTTATTTTAGGAATTCCCTTCGTCAGTTTCCACGACATAACAGGTAAACAAGAGAACTGGTAGCTATACCTGcctatttgttatttatatccACCTATTTGTTATTAGATGATGCAATATCAACTTCAACTTTAGACTAATATATTGCAATGTTACTTTAGTGAGATGAGTATTGTGTTTAAAGAAAGTTGAGTTGTGTAGTGAGTactaattttatataaatattaatttttaaatatgaaacttgtacaggtctaaatttaagatttttaattttacaggtCGATTAAAGAAACACGAGGAAGACTTATTCATGGAAATAGAAAGTAAAAAGAAAGGTGTCCCAGGCTGCATTAAGTGGTCAAATAAGCCAGATTTAAATGGTTATACAAATGGCACCCGCGCAAACACAGttcatattaatatattttcacAAAGTGATGGGAGGCCGAAAATAGCAAAGTGTGTAAAACTTTTAGCCAAAGGTGATTTGAAAATTAGAGAGAGTTCTGAGGAATACACAGCGCAAGAATTTAATGAATCCCTCATACATTTATACCCTTCTATACCTGATCCAGAATTAGTCTTGTACACAGGACCTCTCTGCTCAACTTTTGGTCTTTTACCGTGGCACATAAGACTTACAGAATTTATACAATTGTCTGTTAACCATAATGTTAACATTAACAGCTATCTAGGGGCtatgtataagtataataaatgtGATCAAAGATTTGGCAaataactttaataataattagaaataaGACAGTAAATTGTTATGTACATTTATTTAGAGGTTGTATCTGTACATTGCTTAAAACATAAACGACTTGAAACCTTTCcactataatatatgtatattacagTAACTTAAAATAAGATTTTGGAAATCTTTATTCCACTTGACCTGCTGGATAGAATTGAGagttattaattatttgataattaattgtttagtaattaattaataattttataataatctaGTCCATAGCACAGAGATTCAATAAATACattgtttttgtgttttgtaaTGAATTTCTCTCAAGGTTCTCTCAATGTCATCTAAACTCGGACTTCAGATATTACACATGAGAATTAAATGCATTTTGTGGTGATACAAATTTTGGTATTATTGACAAACTAAATGAAGCCTATAACTTTGTTTGCGTGGTTAACTATACAAAAATCACATCCGCAATTTGCTCTGTTGCAATTTGATTGAAGgaccgacacactttcacatttataatatgctgAGGTAGTAATGCATTTAGTTCTTTCATGTGTAATTTATTGTCACAGTACAATTACTCAtgatacagtggacccccgatgatccggcccctgtctaatccggcaccccctgtaatccgacatgtctattattattgaatttactaaatttgacatacatagtgaagtatgatttgtacttcagagtatgtatgacatatagattcttatcattggatttgtaatttgtcggattacaaggtactcttttgtaaaaaaatccggactatagggagtcttaggcagtactctataatccgacaaattcgatagtccgacaatgtcctgcaaaatgtttgtcagattaccgggggtccactgtagttaactttatttattgaatGATGTAAATTGTAGATATATGTGTACAAATATGAAATATAAGTTAATATGCTTAATTTTGTTTTCcattgtacctatttttttatttgactacCTGCAAGTTTAGCCTTTGACTGTGATCTTACCTGGTGACAAGCAATAATGCagttctaagatggaagcaggctaacttggcaGGGGTATATTTGCAACTACCTCCTATATTTGCAATATTTGGCTTAgcaattttataaaactaataGGTACCATATGAATATGATAGGTACTACTTATTACCAATTTTTACATATCTTATTCAAGCTTAAACTATTTTGATTTTGCTGcaatatttaaactttattttctcagtAGTTAAGATTAATTTTCCATAGCCAAAAATTTGTATATTACTGACGCGACCTTTAGTCCAGTTTTAACCCATCCCAACCTAGGTCATTGCCGTTCCCAAGATGCTGTAATGGCAAGCTCATATCAGAAAGCACTGATTAACAGACCCCTCAGTAGGTGGATAGACATCACAGATCACTAATTATACAGACAAAAGAAATTGCAgagagccgctgaattcaggcggtgcaagaccgtggcatgtggaagtctaCAGGAGATCTTTGTTTAGCAGTGAGCGTCCAAAGATTGACGTCGACGAAAGCCAGTGCAATAAGACTGCTGTCTTAAGGAATCCATGCTTggtattatgaatgcgaaagtggctatctgctagctttttctGGCCTATGCTGTTTGGTACAGGAGATGCTTCAGGGAAGGACTGGCTACTTTTGGCCCCAGAAAATCAgagaagagttcccacaggttttttttaatgccacacatctatttggtacagagatagctcgtatcctgaagacggacatagatgatttattttatcaccGAAAATTAAAGCGTCCccaagggattttcaaaaacctgaatTCATGTAGACgaaccgcgggcatcctctatttcCCAATAAAAAGTTCTTCGAGAGGTAGAAATTTTTCTTTCGCGATATTTTTATCacttccctggcgcagtgagAGATCCTGGTAGGGGCAATttgtattttctaaattgtctctggtatGGTGCATGGCTTCGGCTGTATCTAGTTACCACGATGAATCAATCATGTATATTTGTTTAGATAATAATAGATTGACGATCACCCTGGTGGAGTGGTAATTGCTGTGGTcatataagtgggaggtcctgggttcgattccgggcaggagcaatttgggaattagtgatttttaaattgtctttggtctggtctgatgggaggcttcgaccGTGACTACTTACCACCCTAACGGCatagccgtgctgccaagcgaattagcgttccggtacgatgccgtgtagaaaccgatcaggggatgggtttaatgaatctgccataCCTTTTCGacattagcccgcttccatcttagactgcatcattacttaccgtAGGGtgtcgcagtcaagggctaagaTTTTTCAGAATTAAACCGTGCTTTTTCCTACCTCATCTCAGAAACTGTTACCATATAACTGCAATTTCATAGACAAGGTTTgcgttcaaaattaaaataataataaatcagagtaataattttatttgaattattacataccaattgcaaataaaatatggaTAAAACACTATTTACATTTGAAGCAATCTCTACAGCCACCAGAACCTGCAAGAATAAAGAACACTAATTTATCACAGTCCTTTGATATATTTATAACATCATTATCATAGCAGATTATGTTTattataaatgaataataaaattaattgaagtGATTTTGTTATTGAGGTTTACTTTAAACCCATCAATTTTCCTCTTCAATATAATTTTTAGAAGGATAAACTTAATTGTGTTTGACATTTACTTGGAAgacaaattatttatcaattgaTAAGGGTCGATAGCATTTTTGTCACATGAGGGTAGacaaattaaaaatggaaataaaaataCCACCTGCGCAACTGGTAACCTGGTGTTCA
The window above is part of the Maniola jurtina chromosome 12, ilManJurt1.1, whole genome shotgun sequence genome. Proteins encoded here:
- the LOC123870347 gene encoding dehydrodolichyl diphosphate synthase complex subunit NUS1, giving the protein MLSRLLRQFLFFLVHFIVNILVAVQKIYYRLCDKKSILPDNQVTKREVLILLNSVPKMKKKLEHLVVLADTNVHSMSDLALLVIWSLILGIPFVSFHDITGRLKKHEEDLFMEIESKKKGVPGCIKWSNKPDLNGYTNGTRANTVHINIFSQSDGRPKIAKCVKLLAKGDLKIRESSEEYTAQEFNESLIHLYPSIPDPELVLYTGPLCSTFGLLPWHIRLTEFIQLSVNHNVNINSYLGAMYKYNKCDQRFGK